A window of Ciconia boyciana chromosome 9, ASM3463844v1, whole genome shotgun sequence genomic DNA:
CAGGGACCAGAAAGCCCTCAGCCACCTGAGAGCAGCTACAGGCAGAGCCAAGCGCTAGGCACATCCCAGGCCAGCACCTCCCACGGGTGCCTGCACCCATCCTGCCAGTCTTGTAGCTTTCCTCCCCACAAATCACACCTGGGGAGGCTGGAAAGGGCATTGAGGCTGGGGGTccatggcagctgctgctgccagatgGGTGCACAGGCAGAACCACAAGCAGGCAGGGGACactggcagcagctgggtgTAGAGATGCACGCCCACGTACCACCCTGGCACACCGCTGGGAACAGGGAGCGGTTGATGCCTGGGGCGCTTCCGGAGAGGGGAAACCCCATGCGCACACCGGCTTTGCTTCTGGTGCAGGATGTGGGCACCCGGTCCTGGGGGGGCTCAGCCCACAGCCCATCCGCTGCACTGGCTGGGGTCACAGCCCTACTGCACCAGGCTCCAGCATCAGGCCCATCTCAGCTCCCCATCAGTCTTGTTTTCCAGCAAATGGTCTTCCCATGAGactcactgtttttttaaatgcatttaggGCAAGGCAGGCCCTTAAACCCTGTCTCCAGCACTAAGCCTCTGTTACAACAGGCGGTGCTGGGAGGCTGCTTAGGCAAAAGACACACACTAATGCAATAAAGCAAcatatttaaaaggcaaatgggTGCTGAGCTGAGTATTGCTTTTCTCACCAGTGAGGCTGGGTGCTGAGTAGGCTGGGCACCCACTGCAGAACCACATGCTGAAGCTGGACAAACCTTTGGGTAAGGGGCAAGCAGCTCCCCTGGGTGCCTGGAGTATCCTGGGCATTAAGGACTGGCAGGGCCATGCTCCCCCCTTGCAGACACCCCTCCTTGTGCCACCCACTGTGGCAGAAAGAACTGCATGGGTATCCGAGAGCCTCCATTTCAGGGTTGCCCCAGCACgttgctttttaaattcatcCTGTCCCTGGCCACCAGGGGCTGGAAGGGACATCCCTGCCATGCTGAGCTGTCCCCCCACCcagagaggcagggaaggggtgaGAGCAGTGGGGTGTCAGCCctggcagtggggctgggaaCCTGCTTCCACAGCAGGGCACACCCAGGGGTTGTGTACAGGCAGGTAGGGGCAGCCACCCCAGCCAGCGGCAGAGGCTCCTGTGCATAAAAAGCAACTCTTTCACTTGGCAGAGACTTTCGGAAGCAAAACACAGCCCATGCATCTTCCCATTGTCCCCCACAGCAGCCGAGAGCTGCATTTAACCTACGCAGGGCTTACTCACAGCTACGGTAGTCTGCCTTCCTGAGCCTGGATGTCATTGCAGCTCCAAGCAAGGTGCTCCCCAAAACTGGGCTGGAAAAAAGTGCTCAGAGGTCAtgcccagggcaggaggagccagGCACTGTAGCTGGAAGTATTTGGTATGGGGAGGGTGCAGAGAAAGCATCCCTTTAGGGATGGATCTGGTCTGCAAATGCATTGGAGCTTGCAAAGCACAAGCTCTCGGGGGAGGTTTGTCCCTGCCCATGAGACAGCCACGTCCCCACTGGGGTTCAGCCAGGtgcctttcagcagcagctcagggcagGCAAGCTGCCAGCCCACACCACCCTCTCATCCACCATGCTTGTTCCCACAAGCTTTTACTCAGAGGAAGCCCCGGGGTGTCGGAGCCCCAGGGTGATGCAGAGACACCTATCACAAAGCCAGAGAAACGCAGAAGGGGGCTGGAGCCTCCCTGCCACCACCTGCCCCACACCCCTGGGCACATCACCCCGTCCTCACCCTGGGACCAGCACCTTAAAGATGCCCAGAGCCACCCCACATGCAGGATGAGTCTGTCCCCTACCCCAGGAAGATGCTTTTCTCCCCCAGGGAGGTGCAGAGCCCACTCAGGGAAGGCCATGTGGGTGTTTGCAAGCAGCCCCCCACCACCCCAAGGCAGTAATTCCCACACAGGAATCACAAGTGGCAACAGGGCTCAGCCTCCATCCCAGCCCAACAGCAACACTCATACATCCAGCCAAACTCCTTTATTTCCATCCAGTTTCACCACTggtacagaaaatacaaaacatgtaaaaaatagGCTTTtctgtgccccccaccccccatccccgAAGCGTGCCGGCTATTTACAGGCAGAGGCGAGTGGCtcagtggcagcagctgcacTTGCTGCTGGCCGGCTCCTTGCACACGCAGCCCTTGGCACAGTTGCTGCAGCTcgcagggcagcaggagcagcagcctgggggcGACACGAGAGTTAAGAGGTGggtgggaagggatgggggggtcccatggggcaGGGGCACCCTGTGGAGACtaggacacccccccccccatgggcAGGGCTATGATCCCAATGGGAGAGTAGCTGGGGGTCCCACAGGGCAGAGGCATCACCTCCgaaggggagcagaggggcctccagggagcaggggaagagggagggatCCCCATGAGGGTGCTACAGGGTGCATGCAGGGGTCCCACAGGGCAGGGGCACCCCTATGGGGGAGCGCAGGGATCTCTCTATAGGGCATTCTACAGGGAAAGGGGGGGTTCTCTATGGGACAAGGGTCGGGAGGTGCCCACGGGCGTCCTGCCGGGCAAGGAGCGGGTTCCCCCAGGGAAAGGCTGcccaccccgccccccccgggcaggaccccccacccctccccgggCTGAGCCCCCCACTCACTCTTGCGGCAGCTCCGGCAGCGGCAGTTCTTGCACTTGCAGGACCCGGCGCAGGAGCAGGAGTCACCTGGGGCAAGAGAGCGGCCGTCAGCCGGGACCCGCCGGGACGGGTCCGGccgggcacagccgggacaggACACTTACCGGCGACACACGTGCAGTCCTGGGGGTCCATGGCTTGGCTTGGCTCGGCTCGGCTACACACGACTCGACTACGCTGGGCTCGCAGCAGTACAGAGCAGCACCGGCCGCCCGGTATTTATGGGGTGGAGGCGCGGGGCGGTGCTCGGCGCTGCACACGGCGGGGCGGGACCGTGCTCACCCGGGGCCGTGCTCACCGTGGGGCCGTGCAcagccgggggccgggccgggccgggccgtgccgtgcTCACCCCGGGGCGGTGCCGTGGTGCCGTGCTCACCCGGGGCCGTGCTGTGCTCACCCGGGGTCATGGCCCTGCGCGCTTCCCCCGGCTCCCGCTTTGGGGAAGCCAGGGGGTCCCACCCGCGCCCCTTTCTGCCACCAACCCCCCCCGGCAGGGTGCTGCATCTGCGGGGGCCAAGGTGCTGGAAGATGCCGAGGGGGAGTGACAGCTCTGGCATAGCACTGCCACCAACTCCTGCGCATTTGGGACAGCCCTGCCATGCTTCCTGGCCCTTCCCAGCCCCGTGTGCCgagagctgggctgcagctgtgcCCCCCGCCCTTGAGGAGGCCAGGGGTTGCAGGTGGTTGTCCGGGAATTGGACAACCTGTCAGCATCCTGCCGGAGAGCAggctggccccagggcagcccctttggggctggggtgctcGGCTGGCCCCCCAGGAGGGGTGAGCACGGGGGGGTGCAGTAGCAGGATGCAGTGCAGGAGTGTGGCACGACCAGCCAGGGGCTGTTGGGAATCACGGCTTCACAGCACTGCCAGTGCCGGTGGGATTTCCCCCTTGTTATGGTGTTTACGTGCTGACTGGCTTCCACTGCCCCGCTCATGCCTGAGGCCAGCTTGGCACCCGTCACGGAAAACAGCGGCTGGGCCAGGGACAGGCCGTCCCCGTGCCTGCGCCCCGTGCTCCTGGTGGGGGTGGTGTTTTTGTTGCAAACGGGGCAAGTCTGGGCtcagagctggtgctgcagaTGGGGTCGGTCCCCGTGGTGCCCCGGCCAGCGGGCgctggggtgaggagcaggTCGGTGGCCCTGGGAGGTCATGCCAGGGAACGGCTCGTGCTTGTTTGCAaaaacactgatattttttttttcctggcagtgTTTTGCAAGGCAACAGCAAGGGAGCGTAAATACGAGGCTAAGCCAGCAGGCATTGCGGTCGCCACTGGCTGagtgggaaaggaggagaagtgAAATCACGATGCACGTGTGGTCTTACTGCACATAAACATGGGTTGTGAAATCACTTCCCGGACACCCCCCCAGCACAGTGCTGCCGGCTGGTGCTGCCCCttggttcccccccccgcccccgttGGGGATGGGCTCTGGTGCATCCCTGTTTGAAGAAAGGAGAGCCCCCCGCCACCCAAAATGGGGACATGCATCCCAACATGAGGCCATACCAGAAAGCAAGGGGTGAGCGTGCAGGGGTGAGGCTgcgggggaggcaggagaaTTCCCAGATTTCTGAGAATCCTGTACCTCACCCATAGAGGGGCTGTCCTAGATCCCAAGGCATGTGGCCCCGAACCCCCCGTCACTGCGAGCAGGAAGGGGCAGTGCAGCATCCCCACAGGACCATGCATGGAgccaggagaggaaaagagcatGGAAAATGCCCTGTTTCCCAATCAGGGCATTTCCACTGAATAATGAAGTCACCCCACAGTGAGACAGGGAGGGATGAGCCATGTGTCCCCTGAGGTGCAGGTTTGCCAAATTGTCAGGGTGCAGGGCATGTGCTGGATGCTAGCGGGGAGAGGGGACCTCGAGGGGGTTTCCTGCATCATTGCTGGAAATGCTGTACTCCGATTtcccggggctggcagggagtgGTTAATCCCAAGGCTGTGCTCATGTAGGAGGAGTGCCAGGTCCAGCTCTGATTTTGTAGCAGCTGTAAAGCGAGCAGAGGAACCACAGCTGCCCAGCACAGGTCTCGGGGGTCGGAACTGAGCTACCAGGACCCCTGTCTGCCCCCTGCTTCCCgtgcaggcaggggacagcagcTGATATCTGCTCTCCATCACACTgctgtggggcacagggacaggcaAGGGGCAGAGCCACGGGGCAGGACTGATGCAAACCCCCTCCCAGCGTGGGCACGGGATCCAGTGGgatcccccacaacatccttctctctaaactggagagatggatttgacggatggactgtttggtggatgagaaattggctggatggtcacatccagagagtagtggtcaacagctcaatgtccagatggagatcagtgatgaattgtgtccctcaggggtccatactgggaccagtactgttccATATCTTCATCAGCCACCTAAGTGGTGGGATCAagggcaccctcagcaaatGGGCAGATGACATGGAGCTGAGCGGTGCGGTTGACACTCCTGAGAGATGGGAtgccacccagagggacctggacaagctggagaagtgggcccatgtgaacttcatgaggttcaacaaggccaagtgcaaggtcccACACTTGGGTCGGGGCAACTCCTGGTATCAATACAAGCTGGGGGATGAAGGAGTTGAGACAGGAGAAGGACTTGGCAGATTAAAAGCTGGACGtgagccggcaatgtgtgcttgcagcccagaaagccaaccatatcctgggctgcatcacaagaagtgtggccagcaggtcgagggaggcgattctgcccctctgctctgctctggtgagcCCCCCCcggagtactgcgtccagctctggagccctcagcacaggaaagacatggacctgttggagcaggtcagaggagggccacaaaaatgatcagagggatggaacacctctcctatgaggaaaggctgagagaaggctggggttgttcagcctggagaagagaaggctccaaggagaccttactgcagcctttcagtacttaaagggggcttgtaagaaagatggggacagactttttagtagggcctgtggcaataggacaaggggcaatggttttaaactaaaagagggtagattcagactagatataaggaagaaattttttacaatgagggtggtgaaacactggcacaggttgcccagagaggtggtagatgccccatccctggaaacattcaaggtcaggttggacggggctctgagcaacctgatctaggtgaagatgtccctgctcattgcaggggggttggactagatgacctttaaaggtcccttccaacccaaactattctgtgattctgcaattCTATGAAACCCACCAGGGACAGCGAGGCTGGAAGGATGCTCTCAGCCCCACTGGTTAAACCACATGTTTCAGGATAAATCCCATTAGCAACCTCTCCTTCATGCTTGTTGTGGGGCCACCAACAATGTTTTTGCATGGTTGGTACTTAAATCTCTCTGGATAGGAAGGAATAAAGATAACCCTGCTATTTGCAGAATAGAGTTTAGTTTGACACTCCAGAGCTGAtgctgcaccctgcctgcagcatgCCTGCCCTGCCCTACATTCAGCTGGCATAGGGACGTGCTTTATGCCCGTTGGAAGCAGTGGGGTGGTGGTGACATCTCAGGGGACGCCCTGGGGAAGGAGCCCTCCTGGAGCAAAGGGGTATCCTGTGGGCATTGGCACTGCAAGCAGTTGGTGGGCAGGGGTGGCTTCAGCCGTGCCAAAATCCTGGCTGAGTCCTGGCAGCGGTGGCTCGATGGGTCAGGAAGAATTTCGCAGCTAAGAAGAGGCCACGAAAGGCTGCATTTAGGGAATGCGGAGACAGGCAGTCCCCTTGTGTGTCCTGGGAAACAGCATGGTGCCATGTGGCACCTGGGCCGCAGCATCCTGGCAGGGCAAGGGCAAGCATCATACCCCAGCAAGGGCATCACATCCCCTTGTGGGCATTGCACCCTGGCATGGGCATTGCAACCCATCACAGACATCCTATCCCATCACGGGCATTGCACCCTGACATAGGCATCACATCCCATTGCAGGCATTGCAAACCATTGCAGGCATTTTATCCTGGCATGGGCATCACATCCCATTGTGGACATTGCACCCTGTCATGGGTATCGCAACCCATCATGGGCATTGCACCCTGGCATGGGCATCACACCCCATTGCAGGCATCACATCCCATCATGGTCATTGTACCCTGGCACGGGCATCACATCCCCTTGTGGGCATTGCACCCCATCCCAGGCATCACATCCCATCGCAGGTATTGCGCCATGGGCACTGCACCCCATTGCAGGCATCCAGGTCACCTGGGGCTCCCCCCAGAAGTGCCCTGCCAGAGGTGGCAGGGGGATAAGCAAGGTGGTTCTTCCAGCCAGTTCAACTAAACTGCCAGGAGGAAAA
This region includes:
- the LOC140656646 gene encoding metallothionein-2; translation: MDPQDCTCVAGDSCSCAGSCKCKNCRCRSCRKSCCSCCPASCSNCAKGCVCKEPASSKCSCCH